GAGATGGCAGCGCTCTTCCGTGACATTCCAGCGGCGATTGAGAACACGATCGAGTTATCCTCTCGGCTTGCATTTCAATTGAGCGATCTCGGTTACGAATTCCCTCGTTATCCTGTCCCTGCCGGCGACTGCATGGACAGTTTTCTGCGCAAGCGCGTCCAGGAGGGAGTAGCGCTCCGTTACAACTCACGGCATAATCACGATCTGCTGGCCCGCGTGCACAAGCAGGTGGAGCGTGAGCTTTCTCTCATTGCCAGGCTCGGCTTTGCCGGCTACTTTCTCATCGTCTGGGATATCATCCGGTTCTGTAAGCAGCATGACATTCTGGTGCAGGGCCGGGGCAGCGCCGCCAACTCCGTGGTCTGCTATGCACTGGAGATAACGGCCGTCGATCCCGTCGGCATGGACCTGCTCTTCGAGCGCTTCCTCAATGAAAATCGCGGCGAGTGGCCCGACATCGATCTCGATCTGCCGTCCGAAGAGAAACGCGAGCAGGCCATCCAGTACGTGTATCAGCGCTACGGCGAACTCGGAGCCGCCATGACGGCCAACGTCATCACCTATCGCGGCAAGTCAGCCGCCCGCGAGGTCGGCAAGGCTTTGGGCTTCGACGCGGACGCACTGCAGCGCCTCTCCGGTCTGGTCGCGAACTTTGAATGGAAAGGGCCTACCGATTCGCTCGCTCATTCCTTCCGTCACGCAGGCTTTGACCCTGCGCAGCCACGCATCGCGCGCTATCTCGAGCTCTGCACGCGCATTCAGGATATGCCGCGCCACCTCGGCCAGCACTCCGGCGGCATGGTCATCTGCCAGGGGCAGCTCAATCAGGTGGTGCCTGTGGAGCGCGCCTCCATGCCCGGGCGCACCGTCGTGCAATGGGACAAGGAAGACTGCGCCGACATGGGCATTATCAAGGTCGACCTGCTCGGCCTGGGCATGATGGCCGTGCTCAAGGACTGCGTCGAACTCATCCCGCGCCATTACGGCGAGCGCATCGACCTGGCGCAGCTCCCGCAGGACGAAGCTGTTTACCGCACGCTGCAACGGGCTGACACCGTGGGCATGTTCCAGGTCGAGAGTCGCGCGCAGATGGCATCTCTTCCGCGCAACATGCCAGCGAAATTCTATGATCTGGTGGTTCAGGTCGCCATCATTCGCCCTGGGCCAATCGTAGGCAAGATGATGCATCCTTATATGCGCCGCCGTCAGGGCAAGGAGCCGGTGACCTATCCGCACCCATCGCTTGAGCCGGTGCTCCAGCGCACGCTCGGCGTGCCGCTCTTTCAGGAGCAGTTGCTGCGCATCGCGATGACCGTCGCCAACTTCTCAGGAACAGAAGCCGAGGAACTGCGGCGTGCAGTCGGCATGCGGCGCTCCTGGGAGCGCATGAAGAATCTGGAATCGAAGCTGCGCGCCGGCATGGCCGCCAACGGCATCGCTCCCGCGACACAGGAGCAGATCATCCAGCAGATATCTTCTTTCGCGCTTTACGGCTTTCCGGAGTCGCACGCAGCCAGCTTCGCGCTCATTGCGTATGCCTCGGCCTATCTCAAGGTGAAGTACCTGGCCGCCTTCACGTGCGCACTGCTCAATAATCAGCCGATGGGCTTTTACATGCCCGCCGTGATCGTCAAAGACGCACAGCGGCATGGACTGCGCGTGAAGCCCATCGACATCCAGATCTCCGCGTGGCCTTGCACGCTCGAACAGGAACCCGATGACAGCCTCTCCCTGCGTCTCGGACTCGGCTATGCGCGTGGCCTGCGCCAGCGAACAGCAGAGGCCACCTTACATGCCCGTCAGGAAAACGGACCCTTCTCGTCTGCAGAAAATCTTGTCGCGCGCGTTCCCGCCCTCAGCCGCAAAGAGCTTGCTCTACTCGCCCGCATTGGCGCACTCAATTCCCTTGATCAGGTTGCCCATCGCCGCGATGCGCTCTGGCAGATCGAGCGCGCCGGCAAACCCGAAGGCCCTTTGTTTGCTCAAAGCAACGAGGCACTACGCGAGCAAGATGTTGCGCTGCCCCTTATGCCGATGACCACCGAGGAGCGGCTGGTCGCCGACTACTTCGGCACCGGACTCACTGTCGGTAAACACCCGATGAGCTACCGCCGTCAGGAACTCGATCACGCAGGCATTCTCACCGCCTCTGCCCTGCAACAATTTCAAGACGGCAAGCTCGTGCGCGTCGCAGGCTGCGTCATTGCACGCCAGCGGCCGGGCACCGCCAAGGGATTCGTCTTCCTCTCCATGGAAGATGAAACGGGCATCGCCAACATCATCGTCACGCCCGATCTCTTTGAGCGTGAGCGGCTAATCGTGACTCGCAGCAAGTTCCTGCTCGTCGAAGGCCCACTGCAAAATCAGGACGGAGTGATTCACGTGAAAGCACAACGCCTGCGCAGCCTCTCTGGCCAACTGCTCAACCTGCGCTCGCATGACTTTCATTGAAGCAGCATGAGGATAGAATCTGACGGCACACTTCTCCCTGTGAGAAAATCCCAGCAACAAGCGAGGCATCCGATGGTTAGCTCCACAGTCCAGCAGGTTCCCGGTTACCCGATGGAGACGCTTCCCAACCTCAGCGATCCCAGTGAGCGCGCACGCCTGAGCCGGTCTGCAATCGACGGCTTCTTTAGCATCGTCCAGCTATGGGGCTTGCCCGTCGAAATAGCAGCGCAATTGCTGGGCGGAGTTCCACGCTCGACTCTGTACCGGCTCAAGTCCTCCGCCGGCACACGGACCATCGATCAACTCACCCGCATCTCCTACATCATCGGCATCTATAAGGCTCTGCATATCCTTCTGCCGAAGCCTTTGGCGGACACATGGATGACCCGCCCCAACGATCACTCCCTCTTCGGCGGACGCACTCCACTCGAATACGTCCTCCAGCATGGCATGCCCGGGCTGCACCAGGTGAGAAGCCTGCTGGATTCCTCAATCGTATAGAGCTAAGCAAATCTGCCTTGAATGGCCTGGATTTCGAGATCAGGTTGGTGATGAGAAGCCGACTTCCCAATACCACCTTAACTCGATGAGTGGTTTGGCGATTTTCACTAACCCGCTGGCGCGGGAGGGATGCATTTGTGGCTCTTGGTTACGGGACCTTTCCTGTCGGGGATTGGGTTCGCGCTAAAGCGTACCTGGGATAGCTCAACGAGACAGTAGTGTGAATTCTTGAATGTCGATTCTGGAGCCGCCGAGATCGCGCTCTTCCGCAGGCAGAAACACGACCTCAATCTCGTTGAACTGATGGAGTGAAGAATCCGACGGGATCGTATATCGCAGTACCTCAGTTACTGCGGGCCGGTTCAGGCTGAATTCTGGAGGCTCACTCGAAAGAACAGCGCGGCTTCCTAAATCGAGCGACCGTGGATTCGGTGAAGAGGTATCGATGAGCTCAACGGCGATTCGGACTGCGCCGGGAACGTTATCGTGATTGTCGATCAACAAATCCATCTCGCCACAACAAGTCAGTTTGATAGGCCGGCCGAGGGTCTGATGCGCCTCCATGATGAGATGTAGCCGGTTATTCGCATGGATGTCGGCGTGAGAGGGGCTTCCATGAGCGGTATGGGCTTTCGGGCCCGGCCTTGTAGCAGGTGCGTTGAAATACCAATAAGCTCCGTCAAAGGGAATCACCAACGGCCTGTGGATTCTGGCCACCTCCGGCTTCTCTGCGAGCGGAGGAGGAGGGACGATCTTCACTTTTCGCGGTATTCGAGGCCACAAGATGATACCGGCATAACCTGTATCGGCGTTCTGGCCTGTGCCCCCGCGATTGTGAGCCGGATGTGCTCCGGCATATCCCGAAGCCACATGAGGATGACGATGAAGCACACCGAAAAGCAGAACTCCGCAGCTTAGCAAGACGGTGAGGAATGCCAAGGAAGAGAAACTTAGCAGTCGTCCTCGTCTGGCTTCATTTCTGTCGCGCTCTACCTCTATCCAATAGTTCCAGATCAATGCGGCAATAGAGCAGATCAGCATGATCGCTCCGGGTAGCCTGTACTCATCCGCCCAGAGCCATAGAGAAAGTGAGATTCCCGCAGCGATTGTGCCGGGCATTCCGATCTGAGGAGGATTTTCGGTTAGCGACTGACTGAGGAGCAGCATCCGCTCCTGCTTCTTCGCCTGATCCGGAGGCTCTTCAGCCAGCATCAGCCATGATGTCCGGGGTGGATGACGATTCCTCCTCTGCAAGAGCATTCCTTCTCCTGAAGCAGATCGTAAGGTGTTATTCGCAGCGCAATGCTTCCACCGGATGAATGGATGTTGCCCTCCGGGCAGAGATTAAACACGCGGCCGTCGTGCAGACTGCAAGCAGAAACATTACTGCGAACACGACCGTAGTGCTTCCATGCCCGCTGCCCATCCACTGACTGAGAGCCTTACGCAACAACAGATCAAGAACAAAACCGCAAACCATGCCGCAGCCTGCACTCAGAACAGCAGAACGCGCAGCCACCCACAGGATGTGGGCCTTAGAGGCGCCCAACGCCATGCGAACCCCGAACTCCGTTGTCCTTTGCGCGACGCCGTAAGACACGACACTGAAGAGTCCAACGAGAGCGAGCAGTAGCGCCATTCCTGCAAAGACTCCGAAAAGGATCGAGAAGAGGCGTTGCCGGCTCCACTCGGGATCTTGCTTCAAAGCAGTTTCCAGGGTGCTCGCGCCCGGTGAAAGTTGTTGGTTAGAAGCCACTGATGCCACCGCGGCTCGAAGCGCATGCATGTATGAAAGTGGGTCGCCCTGCGTACGAATATCGAATTGTGCATAGGGCGGAAGAAAAGTGGTGTACGGTACATAGACTGACGGCAAGACAGCTTGTCCCAGCCCATCATTCGGAATATCACCCACAACACCAATGACGGTTCGCCAGCCGGTGCTGGACGGCGAAGTTCCCACAAGCGGACCGGAGAAAGCTAAGTTTGGAATACGGATACGCAGTCCAACTAGGTTGGCGCCCGCAGCGTAGCGGCGAGCGAAAGCCTGGTTGATGATAGCGACTCCATCGCCGCGAAGATTTTCACTCTGATCCCAGATCTGTCCCCTAAGTAACGGAATGCGGAGGGTCGAGAAGAAGTCAGGACCTACGGTCTGGATCCTTGCCCGTTGTTCTTCTTCAGAGCCGCGGCCAAGCAGTTCCACCTTCATCTGTCTTCCGCCAAAGGGCGGATGATCGTCTGTACTGATGGCAACCGAAATCACCCCGGGCACAGCAGCCATTCTCCGCCGAATCCGTTCAAAGTATTCTGCCCGGGAGACGCGGGATTGAACACTCTTCCACTCGATTGGATCTCTCCAATGCGTCATGACGCCGACATTCAAAACATGGACTGGATTGAAGCCGAGTGGAGTTCGCGCGATCCGAAGAAACGCTCCTATGGTCGTTGCTCCCGTGGCCATGAGTAGCAAAGTCAGGGCTGTCTGGGTGGTAATCAGAGTCTTCATTATGCGATTGCGTGAATGACCGGCGAGACGGCGATTAGACGTCTGAAGCGAGGGTCTGACTTGCGGACCGGAAAGACGCAAAGCTGGAACAAGCCCAAAAAGGAGGCCGCATGCAATAGCAGAGCCGACTGAGAATGCGAGCACCGGAAGGTTAATCCTGATCACAGATTCTGCTGGAAAGGAATTGGGAGAAAGTTGCAGAGGTAGCCTGGCAAGCCACCAGGATGCAACGGTGCCAAGAGCCGCGCCGGCAAATGAAATCACCAGAGCTTCCACCATGAGTTGACGCACGATCCGCCACCGGCTCGCGCCAAGTGCTTTGCGCACAGCAAGTTCATGCTGGCGAGATGAGCCCCGAGCCAGGAGCAGAAGAGAACAGTTAGCGCACCCTATCAGCAACACGAAGAGCACACCGGCGAGCAGAAGATAGAGTGATCGGCCAATATTTTGCCGGTATGGAACCGCGATCGGTTGCAATTGCACACGAAACTCTTTAGGAAAATGAGCCGGTGTCACCTTCGCAAACTGATGCACAATGGCGTTCAACTCCGCATTCGCCGCTGCATGGCTTACATCAGGCTTGATCTTGATCCAGGGTGTGTACGGCGAGCCGCGCAACAAGCTATGCGAAAGATAAACGTCACCGATTCCGAGCGTGTCATTAAATTCGAAGGTCCTGGGCATGACACCAACAATGGTGTACTTGGCATGGTTTAACTCAAGCGTATGGCCAATGATTGAGCTGTCGCCCTGATAGTAAAGTTTCCAAAAGCGGTAATTCAGAGCAACGACTGGACGCCCTCCCCGCTTTGCATCAGACGGCTCAAGGAATCGGCCTAACAGTGGCTGAACGCCAAAGAACGAGGATGCATTGCTGCTCAAATAGATCGCGCTCACTCCCTGCGGCAGCGGGTTGCCGGTAATCTCGGCGTTCGCGTTACGAAAACCAAGGAGACTCGCGATGCAATTTGCATGGCCCATCGTCCGAAATTGTGATTTCGTTAAAGCAAACCACGTTGGAATGTCAGGATGCAGCTCATTGACGACGACCGGGTTCATGATGCGAGAGGAATCAGCGTACGGAAACGGATGCAGGAGAACGGCATAGATCACACTGAACATAGCGGTGGTCGCGCCAATGCCGAGCGCCAAAGAGAGAATTGCTATGGATGAAAAGCCAGGATTTCTGAAGAGGGAACGTAAACCGTATCGGATGTCCGCGCCAATTTCATCGAAGAGACCAAGCCCGATGGCGTAGCGGTATTTCTCTTTCTGATTCCCGGGATGGCCAAGTTCAATGAAAGCTTTGCGCTCCGCCTCTGCGGGTGTCATCCCTTGTCGAACAAGATCTTCAACGTAAGCGTCTATATGAAACCTGAACTCCTCCTCCACTGCGTCGTGAACGCCGGAACGCCTGAAGATGGCGTTGCACCAGCAACGGAAGGCTGCGAGGACACTCATATTTCCCCCGGCTTAGCCAGCAGAATGCTGGCGACCACGCTGGCCATGTCGGCCCACTTTTCCGTTTCCGCCTTTAACTGGCGCTTTCCCGCAGCGGTAAGCCGATAATATTTTGCTCTGCGATTATTCTCCGACTCGCCCCATTTCCCCTCAATCCAGCCCCGCCGCTCCAGGCGATAAATGGCCGTATAGAAGGAACCCTGCAGGATCTCCAGACGTTGACCAGATATCTGTTGAATGCGCAAGAGGACCCCGTATCCATGCAGCGGGCCCAACGAAACAGCTTTCAGGATGAGCATCTCGAGGGCGCCCTGCGGCAGATTAACCGGCTTCACCATAGTTCTCCTATTTGGAATAGGAGAATATATCGATCTCTCCTATGCGGTCAAGGAGAGAGTGTCGGGCCTGAACGCGCTTTTAGTTCGAACAGAATTCTTGGGCTGCACGCTGAACAATGCGGCGCATTGAGCTTGAACCTTAATTAACCACACTCCTCGAGCGCGATAAAATCGCGCCATGAAGAGAATTCTCGAACTTCCGGAGGACAAGAACATCTCCGTTGTCATCCGGCCAGCTCTCTCCAATCCGGAGTTCGAGGAGTTGTGCGCAGCGAATCCCGGCCTGGACCTTGAACGCACCAGGGACGGAGCAATCCTCGTGAACACACTTGCGAGTTGTGCTGCCAGCGATGCAAACTCGGAGATCAATGCGCAGCTGCGAGTCTGGTGGTGGACTCATTCGAGAGGAAAAGTCTTCGGCTCCTCAACAGGTGTGTGGCTTCCGGATGGTTCCTCCATGAGCCCGGATGCAGCCTATGCCACCGAGGAACAGCTCTCCGCCCTCACGGCAGTAGATCTGTTCCAGTTTCTGAAGTTCGCACCTGCTTTTGTCGTTGAGCTTAGCCCTTCAGCGAAGCGGCTGGCCGAGACAAGGGAGAAGATGGAGCGCTGGATTGGAAATGGCGCGCTACTTGGATGGTTGATTGACCCGCAAAGCGAATCTGTAACGATCTACGAGCACGACCAGCCGGCGCACACGGAGACAGGCCCATCTCTTCGCGGGACCGGTCCTGTCGACGGATTTGTGCTTAGCTTGGACCGGGTTTGGGCCGCCAATAGAATGAAGCACTAATTTCTTCCACCCGTTGCTCGGAATTGCTGTTCGGTGATCGATTGGGTCCAGTCCGCACCGGCAAAGAATTTATTCGTATCAATCTGGGATCAGCAAACTGTGCCCGAGCAAGTTGACGTAAAACGGGCAACGCGCTCGCTTGGGCCTGAAATGGCCCGCGGGGCGGCACAAGGACGCGTCGGCGACTACGCGGCAAGGTGGATAGAGGAACACTGCCCCGTTTTTCGGGACCTATTTTTATTCGGCGTGCGTAAATATCGGTGGATGAGTGATTTGGGCTGAAGTCGACAGTTGAGATTTGAACTGGTCCGCTCCCAAACTGATCACTGACTTTGGCGGCGCATATGCAGGACGGAAGCGACGGCATTTCAGAAACTCTGAAGACCTCGGATTGACAAATTTAGCATCCACGTCGCAGACTTCTCCCGTAGATATCTATGGGAGAGGGTGAGTGCGGAAGCAAACTGACCAATTGCAGGGAACGCTCGATCTGCTCGTGTTGAAGACCTTGGAGCGCGGTCCGATGCATGGCTGGGGAATTACCGTGCACATTGAGCGGGTTTCTGATGCCATGCTGCGCGTGGAAGAAGGCTCGCTCTACCCGGCATTGCACCGCATGGAGAAGGAGGGTTGGATCGCGGCCTCATGGGGGCAGAGCGAGAATAACCGTCGGGCACGCTTTTACCGGCTTACACCGCGTGGGCGCCGTCAACTTGAGGTTGAGCGCGAGAATTGGGAGCGAGTCACTGGTGCAGTGGCGCTGATTGTCAATTTCAGCGGCAATGCGATTTAACAGGGGGATTATGAGGTTGCTCAATCGCATTCGAAGAACTCTCCGTCCAAAGGAGTTCCAGCGCGATCTAGACGATGAGTTCAGGTTCCACATGGATATGCGAGAACAGAAGAACCGCGAGGAGGGAATGTCCGGGCGAGAGGCGCGGCGTTCGGCGCGGCTCCAATTCGGGAATCCCACGGCATGGAGCGAACGCACCAGCGAGGTTGACCGGTTGCTATTACCGTTGAGCGTTCTCGAAGATTTGCGCTATGGAGTGCGCCAACTGTGGAGGAGCCCCGCTTTCACAATAACCGCGGTGCTGACACTGGCCCTCGGCATCGGAGCCAACACGACGATCTTCAGCGTCGCGGATGCGGTCCTGTTGCGACCGCTTCCATATCCTGACGCGAGCCGCATGGTCGTAATTCACGAGCGGATGCCGAAGGGCGGGACCCTCAATGACTCCTGGTCGGATTTTCAGGACTGGAAGGCGCAGAATCACGCCTTCGATCGGATGGCAGTTATTCAGAACGCTCCGCTCGCCCTTGACGTCGCTGGAGCACAGCATTCGTTGCCGGGCGCGTTCGTGAGCAATTCCTTTTTCGGTATGTTCGGGATCAACCCAGTCGTTGGAAGAGCCTTCACGAGAGCCGAAGCCAACCCGAATTCGGCACCCGCAGCAGTCGTCAGCTATTCCTTTTGGCAGCGCTATCTGTCAGCTGACAACAAAGCTTTCGGCAAGCCGATTCGTCTTGATGGGCAGGCAGTTACCGTGGTTGGCGTGCTGCCGCGCAGCTTTTGGGTGCCGTGGGGCGAATATCAGGTTTACCTGCCAATCGGGCAGAAAGCGGACACTGCTCAGTTTAGGAATCGCGCCGATCATCCCGGCCTGCAGGTGATCGCAACGCTGCGGCGAGGCGTTACGATTCAGGCGGCTCGTTCAGAAATGGGAGGCATTATGCGGCGGCTTGGCCGCGCTTATCCTCAGTCCAATCGTGGTGAAATGGCTGTACTAAAGCCGCTGCTGGAGCAATTTGTCGGTCAGGCGCGGGAAATTCTGATGCTTCTGCTGGGAGCAACGGGACTCATCCTGCTGCTCGCCTGCGTGAATATTGCCAACATGGTTTTGGCTCGCTCAGCCACGCGACAGCGGGAGTTCGCTGTACGTGTCGCCTTGGGTGCGGGGCGGGCACGTCTTTTTCGGCAGGCGCTCACGGAAAACCTGCCGGTCGCCGTATTAGGTGGGGCCGCGGGAGTAGGATTGGCGGCGCTGGCAATTCGGCCGCTCGTGGGTCTCTATCCTCACCAGCTGTTCCGGTTACAGTCAGCTCATATTAGCAGTGCAGCGCTTGGGTTCACGGTCTGCATCTGCATCGCCTCATGGTTGCTCTTCGGCATGATTCCGGCAGTGGCGGCCAGTCGGCGCACCAGAACCACCGGCCTGCTGCACTCGGCCACGCCAGCTAGCCGCGTATCAACTCGCGGGCGGCTGCGTGCAGTTCTGCTGGTGGCGGAGATCGCAATTGCGCTGGTGGTCACAGTTTGCGCAGGTCTGTTGACCCGAAGTTTATCCGCAGTCGTACATGTGGATCCCGGTTTTCGCTCGGCACACGTTCTGGCTATCGAAAATGTCGACGCCCGGCATCAGGGGATGTCGGCACGAAACCTGGAGTTCTATCGCGAACTCCTTACGCGCCTTCGGCATTTGCCAGGCGTCAAGGACGCGGCTGCTGCAATGCAGCTTCCGCTGACCGGCGCTTACTGGACATCCCCATATAGTCCGGATGGTCACAAACATCTGGTCAATACCCAGGAACCGTGGACGGAGATCAATGTAGTCCTGCCCGGATATTTCCACACAATGGGTATTCGCTTATTGAGTGGTCGACTTTTCAGCAATGTCGATAGCGCCGGATCGGCACCAGTGGCGGTGGTCAACGAGTCTATGGAGCGTTCGCTCCGGAGTTCAGAAGGCTCGGACGGGCAACTTTATGTGCAGTACGCGCCACATGCGGCGATGCGAGTGGTCGGGGTAGTTGCGGATGTGAAGCAGTTCAGTCTCGATCGCGCGGACATGCCCGAGGTGTATGTGCCCGCCGCACAGGCACCGATACCGGCAATGAACATCGTCCTGAGGACAGATGGAAACCCAGGTACCCTGGCCCATGCTGCCATCGCTGTCGTCCATGACTTTGACGGGAACCAGCCGTCATTGCAAGCCGTGAGGATGGACGCTTTGCTCGACAACGGACTCGGCAATCGCCGGTTTGAGACCCTCCTGCTTGGCCTCTTCGACGCGTTGGCGTTGGTGCTCGCGGTTGTCGGCGTCGCTGGTGTCGTGTCCTATCTGGTCGAGCAACGGACGCACGAAATCGGCGTCCGCATGGCGCTTGGAGCAAGCAGGTCGGACGTGCTGCGCATGATAGTGT
The DNA window shown above is from Acidobacterium capsulatum ATCC 51196 and carries:
- a CDS encoding DNA polymerase III subunit alpha, producing the protein MTERYVELHAASAFSFLEGGSNPESLTERAAALQMPAMALLDRNGLYGAARFHTSAQRHGVQANIGAEVAVPEFGARLTPPAWLPHLWPTEPVRLPLLCATRKGYQNLCQLISRYKLREPSKQEGAARVNELEQFAEGLICLTGGSEGPLAAALMQGGEAAGQKLLHRLTAIFGHQHVYVELQRHHDREQEWRNQAALRIAHKLRLPMVATNGVRYASERDREVLDLFTAIRHHTPLDRAGHLLSANSLRHLRSAREMAALFRDIPAAIENTIELSSRLAFQLSDLGYEFPRYPVPAGDCMDSFLRKRVQEGVALRYNSRHNHDLLARVHKQVERELSLIARLGFAGYFLIVWDIIRFCKQHDILVQGRGSAANSVVCYALEITAVDPVGMDLLFERFLNENRGEWPDIDLDLPSEEKREQAIQYVYQRYGELGAAMTANVITYRGKSAAREVGKALGFDADALQRLSGLVANFEWKGPTDSLAHSFRHAGFDPAQPRIARYLELCTRIQDMPRHLGQHSGGMVICQGQLNQVVPVERASMPGRTVVQWDKEDCADMGIIKVDLLGLGMMAVLKDCVELIPRHYGERIDLAQLPQDEAVYRTLQRADTVGMFQVESRAQMASLPRNMPAKFYDLVVQVAIIRPGPIVGKMMHPYMRRRQGKEPVTYPHPSLEPVLQRTLGVPLFQEQLLRIAMTVANFSGTEAEELRRAVGMRRSWERMKNLESKLRAGMAANGIAPATQEQIIQQISSFALYGFPESHAASFALIAYASAYLKVKYLAAFTCALLNNQPMGFYMPAVIVKDAQRHGLRVKPIDIQISAWPCTLEQEPDDSLSLRLGLGYARGLRQRTAEATLHARQENGPFSSAENLVARVPALSRKELALLARIGALNSLDQVAHRRDALWQIERAGKPEGPLFAQSNEALREQDVALPLMPMTTEERLVADYFGTGLTVGKHPMSYRRQELDHAGILTASALQQFQDGKLVRVAGCVIARQRPGTAKGFVFLSMEDETGIANIIVTPDLFERERLIVTRSKFLLVEGPLQNQDGVIHVKAQRLRSLSGQLLNLRSHDFH
- a CDS encoding MbcA/ParS/Xre antitoxin family protein; the encoded protein is MVSSTVQQVPGYPMETLPNLSDPSERARLSRSAIDGFFSIVQLWGLPVEIAAQLLGGVPRSTLYRLKSSAGTRTIDQLTRISYIIGIYKALHILLPKPLADTWMTRPNDHSLFGGRTPLEYVLQHGMPGLHQVRSLLDSSIV
- a CDS encoding ABC transporter permease, which produces MSVLAAFRCWCNAIFRRSGVHDAVEEEFRFHIDAYVEDLVRQGMTPAEAERKAFIELGHPGNQKEKYRYAIGLGLFDEIGADIRYGLRSLFRNPGFSSIAILSLALGIGATTAMFSVIYAVLLHPFPYADSSRIMNPVVVNELHPDIPTWFALTKSQFRTMGHANCIASLLGFRNANAEITGNPLPQGVSAIYLSSNASSFFGVQPLLGRFLEPSDAKRGGRPVVALNYRFWKLYYQGDSSIIGHTLELNHAKYTIVGVMPRTFEFNDTLGIGDVYLSHSLLRGSPYTPWIKIKPDVSHAAANAELNAIVHQFAKVTPAHFPKEFRVQLQPIAVPYRQNIGRSLYLLLAGVLFVLLIGCANCSLLLLARGSSRQHELAVRKALGASRWRIVRQLMVEALVISFAGAALGTVASWWLARLPLQLSPNSFPAESVIRINLPVLAFSVGSAIACGLLFGLVPALRLSGPQVRPSLQTSNRRLAGHSRNRIMKTLITTQTALTLLLMATGATTIGAFLRIARTPLGFNPVHVLNVGVMTHWRDPIEWKSVQSRVSRAEYFERIRRRMAAVPGVISVAISTDDHPPFGGRQMKVELLGRGSEEEQRARIQTVGPDFFSTLRIPLLRGQIWDQSENLRGDGVAIINQAFARRYAAGANLVGLRIRIPNLAFSGPLVGTSPSSTGWRTVIGVVGDIPNDGLGQAVLPSVYVPYTTFLPPYAQFDIRTQGDPLSYMHALRAAVASVASNQQLSPGASTLETALKQDPEWSRQRLFSILFGVFAGMALLLALVGLFSVVSYGVAQRTTEFGVRMALGASKAHILWVAARSAVLSAGCGMVCGFVLDLLLRKALSQWMGSGHGSTTVVFAVMFLLAVCTTAACLISARRATSIHPVEALRCE
- a CDS encoding PadR family transcriptional regulator — protein: MVKPVNLPQGALEMLILKAVSLGPLHGYGVLLRIQQISGQRLEILQGSFYTAIYRLERRGWIEGKWGESENNRRAKYYRLTAAGKRQLKAETEKWADMASVVASILLAKPGEI
- a CDS encoding Uma2 family endonuclease → MKRILELPEDKNISVVIRPALSNPEFEELCAANPGLDLERTRDGAILVNTLASCAASDANSEINAQLRVWWWTHSRGKVFGSSTGVWLPDGSSMSPDAAYATEEQLSALTAVDLFQFLKFAPAFVVELSPSAKRLAETREKMERWIGNGALLGWLIDPQSESVTIYEHDQPAHTETGPSLRGTGPVDGFVLSLDRVWAANRMKH
- a CDS encoding PadR family transcriptional regulator — its product is MRKQTDQLQGTLDLLVLKTLERGPMHGWGITVHIERVSDAMLRVEEGSLYPALHRMEKEGWIAASWGQSENNRRARFYRLTPRGRRQLEVERENWERVTGAVALIVNFSGNAI
- a CDS encoding ABC transporter permease, whose product is MLNRIRRTLRPKEFQRDLDDEFRFHMDMREQKNREEGMSGREARRSARLQFGNPTAWSERTSEVDRLLLPLSVLEDLRYGVRQLWRSPAFTITAVLTLALGIGANTTIFSVADAVLLRPLPYPDASRMVVIHERMPKGGTLNDSWSDFQDWKAQNHAFDRMAVIQNAPLALDVAGAQHSLPGAFVSNSFFGMFGINPVVGRAFTRAEANPNSAPAAVVSYSFWQRYLSADNKAFGKPIRLDGQAVTVVGVLPRSFWVPWGEYQVYLPIGQKADTAQFRNRADHPGLQVIATLRRGVTIQAARSEMGGIMRRLGRAYPQSNRGEMAVLKPLLEQFVGQAREILMLLLGATGLILLLACVNIANMVLARSATRQREFAVRVALGAGRARLFRQALTENLPVAVLGGAAGVGLAALAIRPLVGLYPHQLFRLQSAHISSAALGFTVCICIASWLLFGMIPAVAASRRTRTTGLLHSATPASRVSTRGRLRAVLLVAEIAIALVVTVCAGLLTRSLSAVVHVDPGFRSAHVLAIENVDARHQGMSARNLEFYRELLTRLRHLPGVKDAAAAMQLPLTGAYWTSPYSPDGHKHLVNTQEPWTEINVVLPGYFHTMGIRLLSGRLFSNVDSAGSAPVAVVNESMERSLRSSEGSDGQLYVQYAPHAAMRVVGVVADVKQFSLDRADMPEVYVPAAQAPIPAMNIVLRTDGNPGTLAHAAIAVVHDFDGNQPSLQAVRMDALLDNGLGNRRFETLLLGLFDALALVLAVVGVAGVVSYLVEQRTHEIGVRMALGASRSDVLRMIVLDHTVRLAALGIAIGIVAAFGLARLLDNQLYGVGPTDPITFISASFLLLAAVVLASLFPTRRAISIDPIVALRCE